GGCATCACCGAGGTCTCCACCATCAATGCCAAAGAGGCGAGTCTAATGCAGCCAGCAGGGCCGGGGGGCAAACAGTGAcccctgaggggcaggaggggcggagGGCTGACCAGACAACCAGCCTGCTCGTGTgcacacagcccctgccctccacaggcccctccacacacacaggccagccctcctcctcctggtcccTTCCCCAGTGTGTGGCAGCGCCCCCACTGGTCCCCAAGAGTGGCCTCCCTCCTGCCGCCCAGATCATGCAGCTGCTGACGAAGGGGAACCGGCAGAGGACCCAGGAGCCCACGGCCGCCAACCGGGCGTCCTCCCGCTCCCACGCGGTGCTGCAGGTGTCCGTGCGCCAGCGCAGCCGGGTCAAGAACGTCCTGCAGGAGGTGCGGCAGGGCCGCCTGTTCATGATCGACCTGGCCGGCTCCGAGCGCGCGTCCCAAGTGAGGGAGCTCCCcggaggctggggcgggggggggggggcaggaggaggggatgtGGCCTCCCAGTGAGGTCAGCTCCCCCAGGACTGGGGAGAATGTTTTTTGTGGGGGGCGGAGACAGGGGGCAGAGGGCAAGGATGCCAGCCTCCTAGTTCaaacagaaggaaaggagagaaagccaccctccaacacacacacacacacacacacgcacacacaccctccaaaacacacacacacacacacacacaccctccaaaacacacacacacaccctccaaaacacacacacacacacacacacacacacacacacacgtgtacatcCTGGAGCCTGAGGCGCCCTCTAGGGCCCTGTGCCTGTGGTTCTCTTGGCTCTGAGTGGCGGCCACCGCCTCCCTCCACCTCATTCTCCGCACAGCACCAGGCTGGGCAGGGCGCCTGCCTGGGGGAGACAGAGGGCGGCTCTCTCAGCCCCGACCAAGCCCAAGCGAGGAGCAAGCAGTCAGTCCCTCATTCTCACTCAGAGGCCTCCTTCTTTCCCCTTGGAGCATGCCCCCGGGAGGTCGACCTTTCAgagccctgggggagagggagaggctcaTAACCCAGGATCCCCAGGCGTTGGGGGGATGCCCGTCCCCTGCCCTGTAAGGCCacagctctccccacccctgctcgcCCCCAGACACAGAACCGTGGGCAGCGCATGAAAGAGGGGGCCCACATCAACcgctccctcctggccctgggcaacTGCATCAACGCTCTGAGCGACCGGAGCAGCAACAAGTACATCAACTACCGCGACAGCAAGCTCACCCGGCTCCTGAAGGTACCAGCGCCAGCCCGGCCCAGGCGCTGGGCACCAGGGGAGGCTGCCGGGTTTAGCCAGTGATACACAGGGTGCCCAGCCACGGTGGAATTTCACAAAGACAACGAGTTgcatttttttagtataagtacgTCCCAAATAGGGcatttgtattttatctggcGACTCTCACCAAATCCGATCTTCATGCGACGATCCCCATTCCTCACTCCGGCCAAGATCACAGTGACATCAGCGTCGGGAAAGGAGGAGCCTGGGCAGCCAGAcgtggaggagagaggagggaggccccCTCGggctcccagccagccagccgtgccttccctggctcctctgtgaggggagaggagagccGGAGGCCCTGCCCGGGATACTCGAACTTTCCAGATGAGAACTTTGGAGAACAAAGTGGACGTGGGAagtgggggacggggagggggaggggaagtctGAACTGAGGGGGACCATGTGGGGTTCAGCAccaggacgagagagagagagagagagagagagagggggagagagagagagagggagagagaggcactGCAGGGGGCCCTGGGCAGCCTGGCTGACCACAGGCCCCCCCTCCCTAACCCTCCTCACTGTTAGGACTCCCTGGGGGGGAACAGCCGCACGGTGATGATCGCCCACATCAGCCCGGCGAGCAGCGCCTTCGAGGAGTCCCGGAACACCCTGACCTACGCCGGCCGGGCCAAGAACATCAAGACCAGGGTGAGGGCCCACTGAGCCCCTGGACTGACCCCAGACCCTGCCACCCCTCCTGCGCTCCCTGGAACCAGCCACCATCGCACTggccccatttccccccccccccgaatgttacccccaggccctctccctgcacctCCCACACCTGCATGCTTCCCCCCAGGCTCCCCTCCTTCCTGTTCACGGTCTGagctcccctggcccagcccctccctcctcccctttgcaTCTTCAGATGCTCATTCAGACGGTTACGGTTCAGAGCACCTCATCACAACAGCCACACACGCCGCGCCCTTTGCCATTCGTCTCACATGCTCCCCACGTGAGGCCGGACTCATCAGTCACGTTTCACAGTTTAGGAAAATGAggccggaggaagggagggggcgccCCCGCGGGCAGTGATGGCGCTGAGACTGTCCCACTGTCTAGGAGGGAGTCCATTTCGATGTGTGTGTGAAGGGGCGGGTGGATGAACGTCAGAGCGGCTCATTCTCCCGACACTACCATCTTCCAGCCACCGCTCCCTTCCAACCCTCAGGGAACTTAGCGGGGGAGGAGGCACGTCCTTGAGCCAGTTGATAGAATATATTAACAGCAGGTCAAGGATGCCAACAGGTGGCGGCTGGTGGGATTCCGCGGAGCTCTTTGGAGACTGTGAGCGGGACTCGGGAAGCTGGGAGGACGTTCCAGAAGGGGGAGCAGCAGGAGTAGAGGTTCCAAAAGCAGGAAGGAGACGGTGTCTGGTGGGATGGGGAGAGCCGGATGGCTTCTCAACTATCATAGAATGTTCACGACAAAGCAGCGAGTCTAAAGGCAATCCAGACAGCCctgctggtggggctcagtgacctctgaaccagggggtcacggttcgattcccggtcagggcacatacatgcccaggttgcaggctcagtcccctgtaggggccgtgcaggaggcagcggatccatgactctcatcattgatgtttctatctctctctccctctcccttcctctctgaaataaatgaaaatacatttattttatttttaaaaaaatatattttattgatttttacagagaggaagggagagggatagagagttagaaccatcgatgagagtgaaacatcgactagctgcctcctgcacgccccccactggggatgtgcccgcaacccaggtacatgcccttgaccagaatcaaacctgggacctttcagtctgcaggccgacgctctatccactgagccagaccggtttggcgaaaatacatttttttaaataaaaaagaaagaaaagggaaatgcaGACAGCCAGTGGTGGGCCGTCACCACAGGCAATAGGGAGCCAGTGAAGGCTCAGCCGGGGAAGCAGCATTTTAGGAGCCGGCTCTCTCAGAGGCATGTGGTGTGAGAGGCTGTGGGGTGGGAGGCAAGGCCTCTGCTGTCACCCAGaagcactgggggtgggggagagagagaaaggaggacccgcaggccggccctgcccctggggtGACTGTACCTGCTCTGCCCCGTCCCGCGCTCCCCGCAGGTGAAGCAGAACCTGCTCAGTGTCTCCTACCACATCGCCCAGTACACCAGCATCATCGCCGACCTGCGGGGCGAGATCCAGCGGCTCAAGTGCAAGATTGATGAGCAGGGAGGGCGAGGCCAGGCCCGGGGACGGCTGGAGCGGGGTGACATTCGCCACatccaaggtgtgtgtgtgtgggggggaggactGTCTGTGTTAGTGGGAGCCCGTCTCCCTCAGCCCTTGCAGGCTGTCTCAGATGGCTCTGGGGTCAGACTCTGGCTGGGTAGCCGTGCTAGTCACTCCACCGCTCTGAGCCTTCGCTGTAAAGTGGAATCGTGATCGCTGAAGATTAGGGGGGAATCCCACGAGTGAGGGACACAGGAGCGTTTAGCTGCGTAGGACCTCACCCTCCACGCCGCAGTGTAGGGGTGCGAGGCCGAGCCCGGCATCACCAGAAGGGGCACAGCCTACATTCTCTTGTAGGCTTAAGTTTGCCATGATGGTTTGCCAACTGGTGGCAGTACCGTGTCTAaggggcactttttaaaaattgatttcagagaggaagacagatagaaacatcaatgatgagagagaatcattaatcggctgcctcgtgcacgccccctactgggaatcgagcctgcaaccccggcatgtgcactgacagggaatcaaactacgacctcctggttcataggtcgatgctcagccactgagccacgccggctgggctaaaGGGCACCTTTCAATAGCTGACACAAAGGTGCTGTAAGAGCTAGTGGGAGCCTGGTTCATacagaggggctgggggtcaCCTTTGGGCCACAGCCTGAAGACTCAGTGCAGTGCCGGAGGAGGTAGCAATCCAGGAGGTCGTTCTAGAGGCGGTGGCTGGACAGAAAGTGGTTTGGGAAGAAAGGGCGGGGAGGGCCCCAAGGGTGGCTCGACTTGCCTGGCCAGAAGCCTCTCTCCTCACTGAGCTCCCCACACCCATCCATGGGCAGCTGAGGTCCAGCAGCACCGCGGGCAGGAGGAGCAGGCCGACATGGGGCAGCTGCGGGAGCAGCTCATCGGGGCTTTCCAGGAGCAGATGGACGTGCGGCGCCGCCTGCTGGAGCTGGAGAACCACGCCATGGAGGTGCAGATCGACACCTCCCGCCACCTGCTCACCATCGCCGGGTAAGCACACACATCCCActccgcccctcccgccccgcccctccccttccctcccgtCCCACCCCTGGGCCCCGGACAGCGGGGCTCCGGCTGTAGCTGCTCACTGTGCCCTGTTCCCCATGGCCCGGATCCACGCCTCCCCGCGGGGATGGGGCCGCggcagctgggagcaggagaAGTCACGCAGGGCGCTCAAATGGCGGGAGGAGCAGCGGAAGGAATCCTACACCAAGGACGACAGCGAGAAGGACTCGGACACGGGCGAGGACCCGCCCGACATCGTGGAGCCGCCGGAGGTGGCCGCCGCCCGGGAGAGCATCGCGACCCTGGTGGGCGAGCAGAAGAAGCTGCGCAAGCAGAAGGTGCCCAGGGTTTGGGGGACGGGGAGAGCGGGttcagagggggaggggcagggctgggggcgggggagggagaccCTGGGACCTCGCTAAGTTCCTCAGTGACCTCTCTGCCCCTCAAGCTCCTCGCCTGTAAAGTGCAGGAGTCACCGTGCAGCCTGGtgggtggtggaggagatggaaCAAATGCCCTTCACATTCCGAGGATTCCAAAAATGGCAGCGAACATTTACTCAGGGTTCCCCATGACGGCTCTTTGCCTTCTGTTCTGGAGAACACCCCAACCGGGGGCTTTCAGGGCCCGTGAGCCCTGGGGGCACCAGATGGGCTGCGTGGAGGGGTAGTTTGTGGCCAGAGCAGCCAGAGGTGGCACAGAGGCGCCACGTGGGAGCAGCCCCTGGCTGCGAGGCCCAGGATGCAGCGTCGAGGGCGGGGCCTCGGAAGGGAGCCCCCCGGGAGGGGGTCCGGGGACAGGAAGGGCGAGGACAGGCCGGGCCAGAGGGGGCGGCCCTGGCCTGCTGCCGGCGCTGACCCCGGccgcccccagctggccctggagcAGCGCTGCCGGGAGCTGAGCGCGCGGGGCCGCCGCCTGGAGGAGACGCTGCCGGGGCGCATCGGCTCCGAGGAGCAGCGCGAGGTGCTCAGCCTGCTGTGCCGCGTGCACGAGCTCGAGGTGGAGAACACGGCCATGCAGTCACACGCGCTGCTCCGCGAGGGCGCGCTCCGCCACCGCCGCGAGGCCCTGCGCCGCCTGGAGCAGCACCGCGCCCTCTGCGACGAGATCATCCAGGGCCAGCGGCAGATCATGGACGGTAGGTCCCGCCTCTGAGCCGCGCACGCCCCGTCCGAGGGGCAAAGGGTCCAAAGACACgcctgagccctgcccctcctccctccgccgGTAGATTACAACCTGGCCGTCCCCCAGCACCTGGAGGAGCTCTATGAGGTGTACCTGCGGGAGCTGGAGGAGGGCAGCCTGGAGCGGGCCGCCATCATGGACCGCGTGGCCTCCAGGGCCCTGCAGGTGGGCGCCTGGCATGTTCTGGGGGAGAGGCTGATGCCCAAGGCAATGGcgggggaccaggctggctgaCACCCCAGGAAGCTGCCCCCCTTTCCTTATCCTGCCCAAAGCCTTGCCACTGGGGATGCCCAACAGCCACAGCTTTCCCTGGGGACCCAGAGCACTGCCCTCGGGAGCTCCCAGCCCCATTCCAGCCCTGGTCTTCTGTGCTGTTGTCTGGTCCAAGGTCACGTCTTCTGACTGtccatccctgccccctccccaggacagcTCCTTGCCCAAAATTGTCCCAGCAGGAACCATGCTGACCCCTGAGGCTGACCTGGAGAGCGTGAAGACGCTGAGCTCTGAAGCCCAGCGCCTGCAGCACagcatcctccctcccctcagcacGGAGAGGTGAGCCTGGGAACACgtcccagcagccctgcctgccGGCCACCGGGGATGCCCGCCCAGAGCGGGGCTGCTTCGGGGAGATGGGACAGGAGCCACGGGGAGGAGGTGACGCAGGTCTGGAGCGAGGGCTCCcgggttctctctccctccacgcAAACAGCTCTCCCCTGGCACGGGGGTGGGCCCTCTGTGGGACCAGCTTGGTCATCAGATGCCCACCCTCTTCTGCCAACCTCAGTGAAGCCAACCACGTGTTCAAGACCAGTCCCCGGGCCTGGCAGGTGAAAAGCTCCtctgtgcccaccccaccccccatccagACTGGCCACCTGGTGACCCAGGAGGTGAGCACTGAGCACCGAGCACCCTCGGCCCCACGGCCCCTCCGCTGAGGGTGGGGCACAAGGGCGGACGCCCAGCGGTTGGGATGGAGCCTTTCCGAAGCAGCCACCACCCCGGAGGCCCCGCTGTCTCTGCTGAGTGGGGCGTGGGGTCTCTGCTGGGTTCAGCGCCTTTGTCCTCCCGACCACCTTGTCCGCAGGCCCCCACTCAGGACAGCCTGGTCAGCCTGAGCAGCCGCATCAACTCCTCCCCTGACAGCAGCGAGAACCTGTCGGAGATCCCCTTGTCCCACAAaggtgtgccccccccccactgagcCTGGCATCACCGCCACCGCTCAGCTCGCCCAGCTGAGCGccctggcctgccctctgcttgCTGAAGCTGCTGCCCATTCTAGGAAGGAGGCACCAATGCCCcagagccgtggtcagcaaaccacggctcaggagccacatgcggctctttggccccttgagtgtgggtcttccacaaaataccgccacactcaaggagccgaagagccacatgtggctctcgagctgcggtttgccgagccgcagtttgccaatcactgcCCCAGAGGGTTACCCGCCAAGGACACACAGGGCCGGGGGCACAGTGAGAAGTCAGAAGGGGGAACATGTGGCCATATGTTCCCCCTTGCACTCAGTGATAACTGCAGGTACAGATGGGATCCATGCCCATTGTCTCAGTAAATGCTGGCAATCACCCTGTGGGGTTCGTTTACCACCTCGTTTACAGATGAAAGCGAGGCTCAGAAATGTGCCCCAGGCTTCTTAAATGGCAAGcaggtgggggtgctgggagtGAAACCCAGACATTCTGGCTCCTAcccagggggggggggcggggtgttggaggtgcaggagggagaggaataCGAGGCCTTGATCCCAGGTGGGGTGGGCGCTCACTCTGTCCCgctgcagagagaaaggagattCTGACGGGCACCAAGTGCATCTCCGTGAAGGCTGCCCGGAGGCGCTCGAGGGCCCTGGGGACCGAGGGGCGCCACCTGCTGGCACCGGCCATGGAGCGCAGCACCCTGTCCCTGCACTCGCTGAGCGAGGCGGACGATTCTGGGTCACCGGGCCCGCTGGCCTGCAAGCGGCCTCCCAGCCCCACGCTGCAGCGCGCTGCCAGCGAGGACAACCTGTCGAGCAGCACCGGCGAGGCCCCACCCCCGGCGCTCGGGCATCGAGGCgaaggccctgggccctggctgcgGGCCCAGAAGAAAGGCCTGGGCAAGAAACAGGAGGAGTCGCTGGAGGCAAAGAGGAGGAAGCGGAGGTCCCGGTCTTTTGAGGTCACGGGGCAAAGGGtgaggccaggggtggggtgtCTGGGCCCCTTCCTTGTGGGtgggggcctgagggctgggttCCTCCAGAGGCTCGGAGCATCTGCACTGCCCTCCAGGCCTCTGTCCCCAGGCTGGCCCATAGCTGGGGGCAGATCCCtgtagcacagcggttctcaacctgtgggtcgtgacccctttggtggtccaatgaccctttcacaggggtcgcctaagaccatcctgcatatcagatatgtacatgacgattcataacagtagcaacatgacagctatgaagtagcaacgaaaatcattttatggttgggccacaacatgaggatctgtatttaaagggccagaaggttgagaaccatagCACATCCCCACAGCTCAGGCCTTACTGTTCTCCCACCAACACAGCTCTCCGGCCCCAAGACACACCtcctggggccccgccccctggagaGCATCTCAGACCACAGGATGCCAGTGTGCGGGCACCCAGCCCCTGGTATCCGGCATCTGGGAAAGGTCACGCTGCCTTTGTCCAAGATCAAACTCCCGCCGAGGCAGAACACAGGTCGGTACCAGCGAgaagggctggggaaggggggcccTTGGCCTGCCCAGAGAGGAGGCCGCCCCTGGCTGGAAACAGGGTTCTTGCAGAATACTgtgcgaggggggggggggtggggggggtaacTGGCATCTTGGGGTTGTGCCCCAGGGAGATCAAGACCACTGGGTgatgagaggggggagggggaggcattcCTAACCCCTGCTTCTGGCCTTCCCCCCGTTTCAGGCCCCGGGGTTTCCTCCCCACTCGTTGCTCCCTCCAATCCGGCTGGTGTTTCCCGACGGGCTACCCGTGGGCCCCGCCTGCCCCACAGCACAAGCACCCATGGCAAAGACGGACGCTTCCGGCATAACTGAGGGGCCCTGTCTGGAACCCGCCCTCCTGCCCCAAAGACTGAATGGGTTGTAGTGGGAAATGGGAGGTGgaggctgggcaggtgggggtgacctGGAGGTGGGAGCTCAGGATCTCAGAAGGCCGGGGCTCCCGAGACCCAGGAATTATGAGGGTGACCGCCCAACCCTTCCATGTGTGCAGTGCCACCGGGCAGGGAGGTGAGCCTGGGAGGCAGGCCAGGATGGCGGCTCCGgggcctcccagcctgggatGATGCCAAAACTCTGCACAGACCCGTGGCCGGACTCAGcctgggaagtggggggagggagttgTTAGGGGGACAGGGCTCCTGGGCCCACACCTGGGGCAAGGGCCTCCTGGCTGGTGGGAAGGACCAGCAGACGGTTCTCATacgatggggggagggagggaatgtgGGT
The genomic region above belongs to Myotis daubentonii chromosome 16, mMyoDau2.1, whole genome shotgun sequence and contains:
- the KIF19 gene encoding kinesin-like protein KIF19 is translated as MKDGGDSKDQQLTVALRVRPISVAELEEGATLIAHKVDEQMVVLMDPLEDPDDILRAHRSREKSYLFDVAFDFTATQEMVYQATTKSLIKGVISGYNATVFAYGPTGCGKTYTMLGTDHEPGIYARTLDDLFRAIEETSTDMEYEVSMSYLEIYNEMIRDLLNPALGYLELREDSKGVIQVAGITEVSTINAKEIMQLLTKGNRQRTQEPTAANRASSRSHAVLQVSVRQRSRVKNVLQEVRQGRLFMIDLAGSERASQTQNRGQRMKEGAHINRSLLALGNCINALSDRSSNKYINYRDSKLTRLLKDSLGGNSRTVMIAHISPASSAFEESRNTLTYAGRAKNIKTRVKQNLLSVSYHIAQYTSIIADLRGEIQRLKCKIDEQGGRGQARGRLERGDIRHIQAEVQQHRGQEEQADMGQLREQLIGAFQEQMDVRRRLLELENHAMEVQIDTSRHLLTIAGWEQEKSRRALKWREEQRKESYTKDDSEKDSDTGEDPPDIVEPPEVAAARESIATLVGEQKKLRKQKLALEQRCRELSARGRRLEETLPGRIGSEEQREVLSLLCRVHELEVENTAMQSHALLREGALRHRREALRRLEQHRALCDEIIQGQRQIMDDYNLAVPQHLEELYEVYLRELEEGSLERAAIMDRVASRALQDSSLPKIVPAGTMLTPEADLESVKTLSSEAQRLQHSILPPLSTESEANHVFKTSPRAWQVKSSSVPTPPPIQTGHLVTQEAPTQDSLVSLSSRINSSPDSSENLSEIPLSHKERKEILTGTKCISVKAARRRSRALGTEGRHLLAPAMERSTLSLHSLSEADDSGSPGPLACKRPPSPTLQRAASEDNLSSSTGEAPPPALGHRGEGPGPWLRAQKKGLGKKQEESLEAKRRKRRSRSFEVTGQRLSGPKTHLLGPRPLESISDHRMPVCGHPAPGIRHLGKVTLPLSKIKLPPRQNTGPGVSSPLVAPSNPAGVSRRATRGPRLPHSTSTHGKDGRFRHN